One part of the Arthrobacter sp. EM1 genome encodes these proteins:
- a CDS encoding TerC family protein, with the protein MNVPFWAWLAVLGGIVLMLAVDLFAHRRAHVIRVREAALWSAVWVVVGVGFGALIWQIYGQEFGQQYFAGYLIEKSLAVDNVFIWAIIFTYFAVPREYQHRVLFFGVLGALVFRGVFIAAGAVIIASAEWVLYLFAAFLLITGYRMIRHRNDVLDPEKSRALKLFRRRVPMTDDFHGQRFLIRKDGVLLATPLLAVLALIEVTDIIFAVDSIPAIFAVTDEVFLVFTANAFAILGLRAMYFLLSDMIHRFIYLKIGLALVLIWVGIKMFLKIDLYYIPTPLSLAVIATILAVSIGISLWATRGQERTVPEAPASSPFGTASAAEIAELEPLWGRARQRTEATTTATADAPGNGDTGGSADAPGPGPGERR; encoded by the coding sequence ATGAATGTTCCCTTTTGGGCTTGGCTGGCTGTGCTTGGCGGCATCGTCCTGATGCTTGCGGTCGACCTGTTTGCCCACCGCCGCGCACACGTGATCCGTGTCCGGGAAGCGGCCCTATGGTCCGCGGTCTGGGTTGTTGTCGGGGTTGGTTTCGGCGCCCTGATCTGGCAGATTTACGGCCAGGAGTTTGGCCAGCAATACTTCGCCGGCTACCTGATCGAGAAATCCCTCGCCGTCGATAACGTGTTCATCTGGGCAATTATCTTCACGTACTTCGCGGTACCCCGCGAATACCAGCACCGGGTCCTGTTCTTCGGGGTCCTCGGCGCGCTGGTCTTCCGTGGCGTTTTCATCGCCGCGGGCGCGGTAATCATCGCCAGTGCCGAATGGGTGCTGTACCTCTTTGCAGCGTTCCTGCTCATCACCGGCTACCGGATGATCCGCCACCGCAACGACGTGCTTGACCCGGAAAAGTCCCGGGCACTGAAACTTTTCCGCCGGCGTGTGCCCATGACGGACGACTTCCACGGCCAGCGCTTCCTGATCCGCAAGGACGGCGTCCTGCTGGCCACCCCGCTGCTCGCGGTGCTGGCCCTCATTGAGGTCACCGACATCATTTTCGCCGTGGACTCCATCCCCGCGATCTTCGCCGTCACCGACGAAGTGTTCCTGGTCTTCACCGCCAACGCGTTCGCCATCCTGGGCCTGCGGGCAATGTACTTCCTACTCTCTGACATGATCCACCGCTTCATCTACCTCAAAATCGGACTCGCGCTCGTCCTGATCTGGGTAGGCATCAAAATGTTCCTTAAGATCGACCTCTACTACATCCCCACACCGCTGTCTCTGGCCGTCATCGCCACTATCCTGGCGGTGTCCATCGGAATCAGCCTCTGGGCCACCCGGGGCCAAGAACGCACGGTTCCCGAGGCGCCGGCATCCTCCCCGTTCGGAACCGCCTCGGCTGCGGAGATCGCCGAGCTGGAACCACTGTGGGGACGCGCGCGCCAGCGCACGGAAGCAACAACCACGGCCACCGCCGATGCCCCCGGCAACGGTGACACCGGCGGTTCCGCGGACGCGCCGGGTCCGGGTCCGGGTGAACGCAGATGA
- a CDS encoding winged helix-turn-helix domain-containing protein: protein MIRAEPAASPRPAWTFLTNHGHVLLAVATDPRLRVTDIAERVGITPRAALQILKDLETGGYLHRTRVGRRTQYAIEPHQHFRHPTTAAREIDGLIELFSEP, encoded by the coding sequence ATGATCCGCGCCGAGCCGGCCGCATCCCCACGCCCGGCCTGGACCTTCCTCACGAACCACGGACATGTCCTTTTGGCCGTGGCGACGGATCCGCGGCTGCGGGTCACTGACATCGCCGAACGAGTCGGCATAACGCCACGTGCAGCCCTGCAGATCCTCAAGGACCTGGAAACCGGAGGGTACCTGCACCGCACCCGCGTCGGACGGCGCACCCAGTACGCCATCGAACCCCATCAGCACTTCCGCCACCCCACCACCGCGGCCCGGGAAATCGACGGACTCATCGAGCTATTCTCCGAACCGTGA
- a CDS encoding TetR/AcrR family transcriptional regulator: protein MSEVESGDKKLRPGRTNATKQKLFEASMELIGERGAAGVTVDEIAAAAGVSKGTVYYNFGSKSDLIAQLLRYGVDILLTGLLSVRDESGDPLEQMDVMIGRAMDFMAEYPSFARLWVSENWRTPSEWQETFAELRGRLLEVVGAAIDAVAAVYPVDPAVSRGSLETAILGACFVVGLDRQAYNPERTREQSVGAIMTSMRGYVAK from the coding sequence ATGAGCGAAGTGGAGTCCGGCGACAAGAAGCTCCGCCCCGGACGGACCAACGCCACCAAGCAGAAGCTGTTCGAGGCCTCGATGGAGCTGATCGGTGAACGCGGGGCCGCCGGCGTCACGGTGGATGAGATTGCTGCGGCGGCCGGCGTTTCCAAAGGAACCGTGTACTACAACTTCGGCAGCAAGTCCGATCTGATTGCCCAGTTGCTCCGCTACGGCGTGGACATCCTGCTGACCGGGCTGCTCAGCGTTCGGGATGAATCCGGGGATCCGTTGGAACAAATGGACGTTATGATCGGCCGGGCCATGGACTTTATGGCTGAATACCCCTCCTTCGCGAGGCTGTGGGTCAGCGAGAACTGGCGTACCCCAAGTGAATGGCAGGAGACGTTCGCCGAGCTCCGCGGACGGCTGCTGGAAGTAGTCGGAGCGGCGATCGATGCGGTGGCGGCCGTCTACCCGGTGGATCCTGCCGTGTCCCGCGGCAGCCTGGAGACCGCCATCCTGGGGGCCTGCTTCGTAGTTGGCCTGGACCGGCAGGCCTACAACCCGGAGCGGACCCGCGAGCAAAGCGTCGGCGCCATTATGACCTCCATGCGCGGCTACGTTGCAAAGTAG
- a CDS encoding YhgE/Pip domain-containing protein, translating to MTVLRLARSELKRMTGGLLPKLTILALTLVPLLYGAVYLYANWDPYGNLDQIDAALVVEDTGAAASDGTRLETGKTVADSLVEAHVFNWQTVATAEEADQGVNSGKYSFALKIPRDFSANLVSPGSFDAANQAMLNVTTNDANSYVLSTVVDKLTTAVHSTVAKEVGEETANELLTGFGTIHTQMVKASDGAGQLAGGVAKLREGAFALHQGTGDLKSGAAELYAGQLKLRDGATALNTGADQLSSGLSQLKDKTATLPADSRTLADGAAQIAAGNAALNTKVQGLAGQLAATEQATAQAQRGRVLASNDRLVAAGSITPAQAGLILADFDANAAPPASPGPAAALKSAAGQIQQLADGSAAVSAGASRLAEATPALGSAISQSSTGADQLAAGASGLAAGEQSALDGAAKLSGGAQTLDDGAAQLESGTATAADGAGTLAAELAKGAGQVPNPNDSQKSSLSKVIADPVAVSNVSQAKAASYGAGLAPFFLTLALWIGIFMLVQAMRPITQRALASNAPSWKIAVGGWLPFLAVAVVQASLLTLVVDVALGLNPVHPVLMWLFMLAAAMAFTAIIQGVVALLGTPGKFVVLVLLVLQLVSSGGTFPWQTTPPPLHVVHEVLPMGYVVSGMRHLIYGADLSMIVPTAAGLLGYTVLGAALSTLAVHKHKFWTLKTLKPEITV from the coding sequence GTGACTGTTCTGCGGCTGGCCCGCTCCGAACTCAAGCGTATGACCGGCGGACTCCTGCCGAAGCTGACCATCCTTGCCCTGACCCTGGTGCCGTTGCTCTATGGCGCGGTGTATCTCTACGCCAACTGGGATCCCTACGGGAACCTGGACCAGATCGACGCCGCCCTGGTGGTCGAGGACACGGGGGCGGCCGCCAGCGACGGAACCCGGCTGGAAACCGGAAAGACGGTCGCAGACAGCCTGGTCGAGGCCCACGTCTTCAACTGGCAGACCGTAGCCACTGCCGAAGAAGCAGACCAGGGCGTGAACAGCGGCAAGTACTCGTTCGCGCTCAAGATTCCCAGGGACTTCTCGGCCAATCTCGTCTCGCCGGGCAGCTTTGACGCCGCAAACCAGGCGATGCTGAATGTCACCACCAACGATGCCAACAGCTATGTGCTCAGCACCGTTGTGGACAAGCTGACCACCGCCGTGCACTCAACGGTGGCCAAGGAGGTGGGCGAGGAAACGGCCAACGAACTGCTGACCGGCTTTGGCACCATCCACACCCAGATGGTCAAGGCGTCCGACGGCGCCGGGCAACTCGCCGGCGGAGTCGCCAAGCTCCGCGAGGGGGCGTTCGCCCTCCACCAGGGCACCGGCGATCTCAAGAGCGGCGCCGCCGAGCTCTACGCCGGCCAGCTCAAACTCCGGGACGGGGCCACCGCCCTCAACACCGGGGCGGACCAGCTCAGCAGCGGACTGTCCCAGCTCAAGGACAAAACCGCCACCTTGCCTGCCGATTCCCGGACCCTGGCCGACGGCGCCGCGCAGATCGCCGCCGGAAACGCGGCGCTGAACACGAAGGTACAGGGACTCGCAGGGCAGCTGGCAGCCACCGAGCAGGCGACCGCCCAGGCCCAGCGCGGCCGCGTCCTCGCGTCCAATGACCGGCTCGTCGCGGCCGGCAGCATCACCCCGGCCCAGGCCGGTCTCATCCTCGCGGACTTCGACGCAAATGCCGCCCCGCCGGCCTCCCCGGGACCTGCGGCCGCGCTCAAGTCAGCCGCAGGGCAGATCCAGCAGCTGGCGGACGGCTCAGCGGCTGTCAGCGCAGGAGCGTCCCGGCTTGCGGAAGCAACCCCGGCCCTCGGCAGCGCCATTAGCCAGTCATCCACCGGCGCGGACCAGCTGGCCGCCGGCGCGTCCGGCCTCGCCGCCGGTGAGCAAAGCGCCCTGGACGGTGCCGCAAAACTCTCCGGAGGTGCGCAAACACTCGACGACGGTGCCGCGCAGCTGGAAAGTGGAACGGCGACGGCAGCCGACGGCGCGGGCACCCTCGCCGCCGAACTCGCCAAGGGTGCCGGCCAGGTCCCGAACCCCAACGACTCCCAAAAAAGCAGCCTGTCCAAGGTGATCGCTGACCCAGTGGCGGTCAGCAACGTCTCGCAGGCCAAGGCCGCTTCCTATGGTGCGGGCCTGGCCCCGTTCTTCCTGACGCTGGCACTATGGATCGGGATATTTATGCTGGTCCAGGCAATGCGGCCGATCACGCAGCGGGCGCTGGCATCCAACGCCCCGTCGTGGAAGATCGCCGTAGGCGGCTGGCTGCCCTTCCTGGCCGTCGCGGTGGTCCAGGCAAGCCTGCTCACCCTCGTGGTCGACGTAGCGCTGGGCCTCAACCCCGTTCACCCCGTCCTGATGTGGTTGTTTATGCTGGCTGCCGCGATGGCCTTCACCGCCATCATCCAGGGTGTGGTGGCACTGCTGGGAACTCCGGGGAAATTTGTGGTTCTTGTCCTTCTGGTCCTGCAGCTGGTCTCCTCCGGCGGAACTTTCCCCTGGCAGACCACTCCCCCGCCGCTGCACGTTGTCCACGAGGTCCTGCCAATGGGATACGTGGTGTCCGGAATGCGGCACCTGATCTACGGCGCCGACCTGTCAATGATCGTGCCCACGGCGGCGGGCCTGCTTGGTTACACCGTGCTGGGGGCGGCGCTGTCCACGCTGGCCGTTCACAAGCACAAGTTCTGGACCCTCAAGACCCTGAAACCGGAGATCACAGTATGA
- a CDS encoding ABC transporter ATP-binding protein, which translates to MLSAQHLQVNGRRNDLLPPTSLEVLPGELLLVEGDGQDQRTALALTLSGRMRPSGGVISWDGNPKIKRLRLASSLVDSPGVNEPEQHLSVGDLVTEDLALVPRRYRGALLSKPWLKVNRFEDIADLWTEEIPARRRVELLTALALANPRTDLLVIDSPDRHSADSGDWLPRLQELAYDGGRPLAVVATVAALPVGWTGPFAAIGNAVEAAPAAAPAAVAPADADTSGTSGTSDTRKMDIPPGKHRDHPSILLETEDSQ; encoded by the coding sequence ATGCTCTCCGCGCAACACCTCCAGGTGAACGGCCGCCGGAATGACCTGCTTCCGCCCACCTCCCTTGAGGTGCTCCCCGGGGAGCTGCTTCTGGTGGAAGGCGACGGCCAGGACCAGCGGACCGCACTCGCGCTCACACTCAGCGGCCGGATGAGGCCCTCCGGCGGAGTGATCAGCTGGGACGGCAACCCCAAGATCAAGCGCCTCCGCCTGGCCAGCTCCCTGGTGGACTCCCCGGGTGTCAACGAGCCCGAACAGCATCTCAGCGTGGGCGATCTGGTCACCGAGGACCTGGCGCTTGTCCCCCGGCGTTATCGCGGAGCGCTGCTCAGCAAACCCTGGCTCAAGGTCAACCGCTTCGAGGACATTGCCGATCTGTGGACCGAGGAGATTCCGGCCCGGCGGCGCGTCGAACTGCTCACCGCACTGGCCTTGGCGAATCCCCGCACGGATCTCCTGGTCATCGACTCCCCGGACCGGCACAGCGCGGATTCCGGCGACTGGCTGCCCCGGCTGCAGGAACTGGCGTACGACGGCGGACGGCCGCTCGCCGTCGTCGCGACGGTCGCAGCGCTTCCGGTCGGCTGGACCGGACCCTTCGCCGCCATTGGGAACGCCGTTGAGGCTGCGCCCGCAGCTGCACCGGCGGCGGTGGCACCCGCTGACGCCGACACGTCCGGCACGTCCGGCACGTCCGACACTCGGAAAATGGACATCCCTCCCGGAAAGCACCGGGACCACCCATCAATCCTGCTCGAAACCGAGGACTCACAGTGA
- a CDS encoding NAD(P)/FAD-dependent oxidoreductase — protein MTAQQKQEFDVIVIGAGAVGENVAERVVRGGLTAVLIEAELVGGECSYWACMPSKALLRPGTALHGTQTVPGAAEAVTRTLDVAAVLKRRDSFTSNWQDDGQVTWVADAGIELIRGHGWITGSRSVEVAGLDGNGYSLTARHAVVVATGSAPTVPPLEGLSQVDYWTTREATSAKVIPERLAVLGGGVAGTELAQAFARLGSAVTVVARSSLLGSFPAEASSLVAAGLRADGVDLRLHTGTKSVRENSDGSLTLELAGGSSVTADKVLVTTGRHPALAGIGLESVGLVAADGKGLRLSTDSTGLVTGLAGNGGDPWLYAVGDAAGKVMLTHQGKYEARATGDAIAARAKGELSGDPAPWSRFAQTADEHAVPNVVFTDPELASVGRSVDQAHKDGYRATSVQLPIQVAGSALHAEHYEGWAQLVIDEERTVLLGATFAGPDVAELLHAATIAIVGEVPLDRLWHAVPSYPTISEVWLRLLEAYGL, from the coding sequence ATGACGGCACAGCAAAAACAGGAATTCGATGTCATTGTGATCGGCGCCGGTGCCGTGGGCGAGAACGTGGCGGAACGTGTGGTCCGGGGCGGGCTGACCGCAGTGCTGATCGAGGCGGAACTCGTCGGCGGCGAATGCTCCTACTGGGCTTGCATGCCTTCCAAGGCGCTGCTGCGGCCGGGTACCGCCCTGCACGGCACCCAGACCGTTCCCGGTGCAGCGGAAGCAGTCACCCGGACCCTGGACGTAGCCGCCGTCCTGAAGCGCCGCGACTCCTTTACGTCCAACTGGCAGGACGACGGCCAGGTCACCTGGGTAGCGGACGCCGGGATCGAACTCATCCGCGGCCATGGCTGGATCACCGGCAGCCGCAGCGTCGAGGTCGCGGGACTGGACGGCAACGGATACTCGCTCACGGCGCGGCACGCAGTGGTGGTGGCAACCGGGTCCGCACCAACCGTGCCGCCGCTCGAAGGCCTGTCCCAGGTGGATTACTGGACCACCCGCGAAGCAACGTCCGCGAAGGTCATCCCGGAGCGGCTGGCGGTGCTCGGCGGCGGCGTGGCAGGCACCGAACTCGCCCAGGCCTTCGCCCGGCTGGGCTCCGCCGTGACAGTGGTGGCCCGCAGCAGCCTGCTCGGCTCTTTCCCGGCGGAGGCAAGCTCCCTGGTCGCCGCCGGACTGCGTGCGGACGGCGTCGATCTCCGCCTGCACACCGGAACCAAAAGCGTCCGGGAAAACAGCGACGGCTCGCTCACCCTCGAGCTGGCGGGCGGCAGCTCCGTGACAGCCGACAAAGTCCTGGTCACCACCGGCCGGCATCCCGCCCTGGCGGGGATTGGACTGGAAAGTGTTGGCCTTGTCGCCGCGGACGGCAAAGGTCTCCGGCTGAGCACCGACTCCACCGGCCTGGTCACGGGTTTGGCCGGGAACGGCGGGGACCCGTGGCTCTACGCCGTCGGCGATGCAGCGGGCAAGGTCATGCTGACTCATCAAGGCAAGTATGAGGCCCGGGCCACCGGCGATGCGATTGCCGCCCGCGCCAAGGGCGAGCTCTCAGGCGATCCGGCCCCGTGGAGCCGCTTCGCCCAGACAGCAGACGAGCACGCCGTCCCCAATGTCGTTTTCACGGATCCCGAACTGGCGAGTGTGGGCCGGAGTGTGGACCAGGCCCACAAGGACGGCTACCGCGCCACTTCCGTGCAGCTGCCCATCCAGGTGGCCGGTTCCGCGCTCCACGCCGAGCACTATGAGGGCTGGGCCCAGCTGGTGATCGATGAAGAGCGCACGGTCCTGCTCGGCGCCACGTTCGCGGGACCGGACGTGGCCGAACTGCTGCACGCCGCGACCATTGCCATCGTCGGAGAAGTTCCGCTGGACCGGCTCTGGCATGCCGTCCCGTCCTACCCCACCATCAGTGAGGTGTGGCTCCGGCTGCTCGAAGCGTACGGCCTGTGA
- a CDS encoding phosphoenolpyruvate carboxykinase (GTP), producing MGDLARLPLLEKAPTTHAGLLAWVEEVAELTQPDRIHWVDGSEEENTRLTDELVAAGTLTRLNEKLFPKSFAAFSDPADVARVEEQTFICSENERDAGFTNNWMAPVEMKEKLRGLFSGSMHGRTMYVIPFVMGHLDAEDPKFGVEITDSAYVVASMRIMATIGTEVLEKITATNAFFVPALHSLGAPLAAGQEDVAWPCNPDKWIVHFPEERSIWSFGSGYGGNALLGKKCYALRIASVMARDEGWLAEHMLILKLTSPEKKNYYISAAFPSACGKTNLALLDPTIEGWGVETLGDDITWMRIGKEGELRATNPEAGLFGVAPGTGWGTNPNAMRAIAKGHSIFTNVALTDDGGVWWEGMTDEVPAHLTDWQGNSWTPGSDQPAAHPNSRFCTPISQVDMLAEEYYSPDGVELSAILFGGRRKTTVPLVTQARSWTNGIFMGSTLSSETTAAAAGKVGVLRRDPMAMLPFIGYDAGDYLKHWISVSGKADPERLPHIFLVNWFRRTAEGGFAWPGFGDNARVLKWAIERIEGKAEAVETPIGFVPAGHSLDLTGLDLTHAHVEDAVRVDREEWDTELASIEEWYARFGDSLPEALRSELEGLKERMAAH from the coding sequence ATGGGAGATTTGGCGCGACTGCCGTTGCTTGAAAAGGCACCCACCACACATGCCGGGCTGCTGGCATGGGTTGAAGAGGTAGCTGAACTGACCCAGCCGGACCGGATCCACTGGGTAGACGGCTCCGAAGAAGAGAATACCCGGCTCACGGATGAACTCGTTGCCGCGGGCACACTGACCCGCCTGAACGAAAAGCTGTTCCCCAAATCTTTCGCGGCATTCTCCGATCCCGCCGATGTGGCCCGGGTCGAGGAGCAGACCTTCATCTGCTCGGAAAACGAACGTGATGCAGGCTTTACCAACAACTGGATGGCTCCGGTGGAGATGAAGGAGAAGCTGCGCGGCCTGTTCAGCGGCTCCATGCACGGCCGCACCATGTACGTCATCCCGTTTGTTATGGGCCACCTTGACGCCGAGGATCCCAAGTTTGGTGTGGAGATTACGGACAGCGCGTACGTTGTCGCCTCCATGCGCATCATGGCCACGATCGGCACCGAGGTGCTGGAGAAGATCACCGCGACCAATGCCTTCTTCGTCCCGGCACTGCACTCCCTGGGCGCACCGCTGGCCGCCGGCCAGGAAGACGTTGCCTGGCCCTGCAATCCGGACAAGTGGATCGTGCACTTCCCGGAGGAGCGCTCGATCTGGTCCTTCGGCTCCGGCTACGGCGGCAACGCCCTGCTGGGCAAAAAGTGCTACGCCCTGCGCATCGCCTCCGTGATGGCCCGCGATGAGGGGTGGCTTGCTGAGCACATGCTCATCCTCAAGCTGACCTCGCCGGAGAAAAAGAACTACTACATCTCTGCCGCGTTCCCGTCGGCCTGCGGCAAAACCAACCTCGCCCTGCTGGATCCGACCATCGAGGGTTGGGGCGTCGAAACCCTTGGCGACGACATCACCTGGATGCGGATCGGCAAGGAAGGTGAATTGCGGGCCACCAACCCGGAGGCCGGGCTGTTCGGCGTCGCCCCCGGCACCGGCTGGGGTACCAACCCCAACGCCATGCGCGCCATCGCCAAGGGCCACAGCATCTTCACCAACGTGGCCCTGACGGACGACGGCGGCGTCTGGTGGGAGGGGATGACGGACGAGGTTCCCGCGCACCTGACCGACTGGCAGGGCAACTCCTGGACTCCTGGTTCGGACCAGCCTGCAGCCCACCCGAACTCCCGCTTCTGCACCCCGATATCACAGGTCGACATGCTGGCCGAGGAGTACTACAGCCCCGATGGTGTGGAGCTTTCCGCGATCCTCTTTGGCGGCCGGCGCAAGACCACTGTGCCCCTGGTTACCCAGGCCCGGAGCTGGACCAATGGCATTTTTATGGGCTCCACCCTGTCCTCGGAAACGACCGCCGCGGCGGCCGGCAAGGTCGGTGTGCTGCGGCGCGACCCGATGGCCATGCTCCCGTTCATCGGCTACGACGCGGGGGACTACCTCAAGCACTGGATCAGCGTCTCCGGGAAGGCTGATCCCGAACGCCTGCCGCACATCTTCCTGGTCAACTGGTTCCGGCGCACCGCCGAGGGCGGCTTCGCCTGGCCCGGCTTCGGCGACAACGCTCGGGTCCTCAAATGGGCCATCGAGCGGATCGAAGGCAAGGCGGAGGCCGTGGAAACCCCCATCGGCTTCGTCCCGGCCGGGCACTCCCTGGATCTGACCGGACTGGACCTCACGCACGCTCATGTCGAAGACGCCGTCCGCGTGGACCGCGAGGAGTGGGACACCGAACTCGCCTCGATCGAAGAGTGGTACGCGAGGTTCGGTGACTCCCTGCCTGAGGCCCTGCGCTCCGAACTCGAAGGCCTGAAGGAACGCATGGCCGCCCACTAG
- a CDS encoding globin domain-containing protein gives MLSDKSFPVIEATLPLVGSRIGEITPKFYARLFAAHPELLDGLFSRSNQRNGNQQQALAGSIAAFATHLVNNPGTLPETVLARIAHRHASLGITEPQYQVVYEHLFAAIAEDLAEVITPEIADAWTEVYWLMADALIKLEKGLYAAQANGTMWSPWRVAAKAAAGTGSTTFTLEPADDTPVTEALAGQYVSVKVQLPDGLRQVRQYSLSGSAGTSRTFTTKKDDGGEVSPVLHNNVRVGDILEISNPYGEITLKEGEGPVVLASAGIGCTPTASILRSLADAGSDRQVLVLHAESDLESWALRSQMTDDVERLDGADLQLWLESPAAGAKNGFMSLREVDLPANASLYLCGPLPFMKSIRNEAINAGIPATKIHYEVFGPDIWLAS, from the coding sequence ATGCTCTCGGACAAATCCTTCCCCGTGATCGAGGCCACCCTTCCCCTGGTCGGTTCCCGGATCGGTGAAATCACGCCCAAGTTCTACGCCCGACTCTTCGCAGCACACCCGGAACTGCTGGACGGACTCTTCAGCCGCTCCAACCAGCGCAACGGCAACCAGCAGCAGGCGCTGGCCGGGAGCATCGCCGCGTTCGCCACCCACCTGGTGAACAACCCCGGCACCCTGCCCGAGACGGTGCTCGCCCGCATCGCCCACCGCCACGCTTCCCTCGGCATCACCGAACCCCAGTACCAGGTGGTCTACGAGCACCTCTTTGCCGCCATCGCCGAGGACCTTGCCGAGGTGATCACCCCGGAGATCGCCGATGCATGGACCGAGGTCTACTGGCTCATGGCGGATGCGCTGATCAAGCTCGAAAAGGGCCTCTATGCCGCACAGGCCAACGGCACGATGTGGAGCCCGTGGCGGGTCGCCGCCAAGGCCGCTGCCGGGACCGGCTCCACGACCTTCACCCTGGAACCGGCCGACGACACCCCTGTCACTGAGGCCCTCGCCGGGCAGTACGTGAGCGTCAAGGTCCAACTGCCGGACGGGCTGCGCCAGGTCCGCCAGTACTCGCTGTCCGGCAGCGCCGGCACCAGCCGCACCTTCACCACCAAAAAGGACGACGGCGGCGAAGTCTCCCCCGTCCTGCACAACAACGTCCGGGTGGGCGACATACTCGAGATCTCCAACCCCTATGGTGAAATCACCCTTAAGGAAGGCGAAGGCCCCGTTGTGCTGGCCTCCGCAGGCATCGGCTGCACACCGACTGCCTCGATCCTGCGCTCCCTCGCGGACGCCGGCTCGGACCGCCAGGTCCTGGTCCTGCACGCGGAAAGCGACCTGGAGTCCTGGGCTTTGCGCAGCCAGATGACCGACGACGTCGAACGCCTCGACGGTGCCGACCTCCAGCTCTGGCTCGAGAGCCCGGCAGCCGGTGCCAAGAACGGCTTTATGTCGCTGCGCGAAGTGGACCTTCCGGCCAACGCCTCGCTGTACCTGTGCGGCCCGCTGCCCTTTATGAAGAGCATCCGCAACGAGGCCATCAACGCTGGTATCCCGGCGACCAAGATCCACTACGAGGTATTTGGTCCGGACATCTGGCTCGCAAGCTAG
- a CDS encoding Rrf2 family transcriptional regulator, whose amino-acid sequence MKINAFADVSLRAMMVLAAAPDGGLLTTQSVADAVATPYNHVSKAMAKLRELGMIDVERGRHGGARLSSAGRTATVGALLRQLDTRLDPADCVSTGGVCPLINECRLRGALARAREAFYLELDDLVVASLPTSRQMAPVFQVIGLRPGL is encoded by the coding sequence ATGAAGATTAACGCCTTCGCGGATGTGAGCCTGCGGGCCATGATGGTGCTCGCCGCGGCTCCCGACGGCGGACTCCTCACCACCCAGAGCGTCGCCGACGCCGTCGCCACGCCGTACAACCATGTCAGTAAGGCGATGGCGAAGCTGCGCGAACTGGGCATGATCGACGTCGAACGCGGCCGGCACGGCGGTGCCCGGCTCAGCAGCGCCGGCCGGACCGCCACCGTCGGGGCGCTCCTGCGCCAGCTGGACACACGCCTTGACCCTGCCGACTGCGTCTCTACCGGCGGAGTGTGCCCGCTGATTAACGAATGCCGCCTCCGCGGCGCCCTCGCACGGGCCCGCGAGGCCTTCTACCTCGAACTTGACGATCTGGTGGTCGCATCGCTGCCCACCTCCCGGCAGATGGCGCCGGTGTTCCAGGTGATTGGCCTGCGCCCGGGCCTCTGA